Genomic segment of Kibdelosporangium phytohabitans:
TCGCACACGTCGAGCAGCTGGCCGTCTTCTCCGCTCCCGACCGCGTGCCCGGACCTCGTCTGGTCGCGTCGGCGTTCCTCGGGCTCGTGCCGTCCGACAACGACCCCGAAGTGCCGCCGGACACCCGCTGGCACCCGGTGGACGACCTGCCCACGACCGCTTTCGACCACGAGTCGATCGTGCGGCGGGCCCAGCACCGGCTGCGCTCGAAGCTGTCGTACACCAACATCGGCTTCGCGCTGGCCCCGCCCGCGTTCACCATGTCCGAACTGCGGGAGATCTACTCGGCGGCGCTCGGGTACAGCGTGTCGTCGACGAACCTGCAGCGAGTGCTGTCCAGGCGTGGACTGCTGGAACCAACTGGGGAAACGACGAAGCCGGGCCGGGCGGGCGGCCGTCCGGCCGCGCTGTTCCACTTCACTGTGCGTGGCATGCAGGTCACCGACGAGTTCGCCGTTCTGCGCCCGCCCGCTGCGAAAACCCGGTGATGCCCGTACTTTGACTGGTGTGCCCGCGACGCTTCCGCTGTTTCCCCTGCAGACAGTGCTGCTGCCGGGCGCGAACCTGCCCCTGCACGTCTTCGAGCCGCGCTACCGGCAGCTGACCGTCGACCTGGTCACCGGGACCGTGCCGGAGAAGCGCTTCGGCGTGATCGCGATGAAGGCACCGGTCGCCGAGGAAGTCGACAAGGTGGACCAGCTGCTGCCGATCGGGTGTTCGGCGGTCCTGCGGCAGGCCACCCGCCTGCCCGACGGCCGCTACGACATCATCACCACCGGTGAGCGGCGGTTCCGGCTGCTGGACCTCGACTCGACGAGCGCGCCGTACCTCATCGGCACCGTCGACTGGATCCCGGACACCAGGACACCGCCCGCGATGGCCGAGCGGATCGGCTCACTGGCCGACTCGGCACGAGCGGCATATCGCCGTTACTGCGACACCGCTTGGGAAAAGGGCGACTGGGACGAGCCCGCGGACGACACCGACCCGGCCGACCTGGCGCACCTGCTGGCCGCCGACGCCCTGCTGCCGATCGAGGACCGCCAGGCCCTGCTCGAGGAAACCAGGGCGGCGCACCGGCTGCGGATGGTCTACTCGCTGCTCACGCGAGAAGCGGGGATCATCGCGGCGCTGCGCGCTGTCCCCGCTCCCGCATCGGCGTTCGCCACGAAGATGAACCTCAACTAGTTTTCGGCGCGGCCCGCATGCCGACGTAGCAGTAGTCGTGGCCGTCCAGTTCGGCGAACACCACCGGCATCGCGCCTTCGCTGAACGACGGACCGGCACCGCCCGCGGCCCACACCGTCTCGGAGACGGGCACCATGTCGGACTCGATCGTCGGCGCCAGGCCCTTCATCCCGTCGACGAACTCGTAGGTGAGGTGCGCGTTCTCGTCGACCGTGATCACGACGCCCTCTCGCCTGTACGTCCCCGCGTACTTGCCGATCGTGACCGCGGGTGGCTGCGCGGGCGCCGCGAACGGCTCCGGCAGCGTGATCCCGGCCAGTTCGGCGAACAGCTCGCTGAACAACGAGTAGTAGAGCTGACGCGCGCCACCGCCGTTGGTGGTCAACGCGATCGCAACGCCCGAGTCCGGGATCACCCGCAGGTACGCGTACTGGCCCACGGCGGCGCCGTCGTGGCCGTAGCCGAATCGGCCGTCCCAGTCGTACAGCGTCCAGCCCAGGCCCCAGCCGTCCGCGCTGACTGTCCACTTGTCCGGTACGTCGACCACGCGCTTCTGCATGGCCGCGACGGTTTCCGGCTCCAGCACGCCGGCACCGCCGTCCAGGTGCGCCTTGGCGAACCGGACGATGTCGCCCGCGGACGCGATGACCCTGGCGCCCGGTCCGGCCGAGCGTGGGAGCAGATCCCACGCGGGCGCCGGGTCCGGGTACGCGCCGGGCTCGCCGAGGTGGGACATGGCGGCCCGGAAGCTCAGCGCCTCCTCCGGGAGGGTCATCGAGTGCGTCAGGCCGAGCGGCTGGAACACCCGCTCCCGCAGGGCCTGGTCCCAGGTCTGGCAGGTCAGCACCTCGGCGATCCGGCCGAGGACGGCCATCCCGACACTGCTGTAGGACACCGCGACCCCGGGCGGGCAGTCCAGCGCCACGTCCTCGGCGGCTTCGACGTACTTGGCCAGGCAGTCGTCGCCGCGGCCGGTGTCGTGGACGAAGTCACACGTCAAACCGCTGGTGTGGCTGAGCAACTGGCGCGGTGTGATGACCCTCGCCGCGTGCGGGTCGGCGGTGGTGAACTCGGGCAGCACGTCCACGACCGGGGCGTCCAGGTCGAGCTTGCCTTCCTCGGCCAGCGTCATCACGAGAGTCGCGGTGTAGACCTTGGCGATCGACCCGAGCTGGTACACCGAGTCCGGCGTGGCCTCGACGCCGGTTGCCCTGTGCAGGACACCGCTTGCCAGTTCGTGGATCTCGCCGTCGGCCAGGATCGCCAGCCCGGCGCCGGGGACGCGGTGCTCCGCGCGCAGGTCGTCGAGCCGCTGCTGCCAGTGTGCGGTGTTCATGTCCTGGTTTCCTTCGCGTGGTGACGAGTCGTCAGTGGACGACGGCGGGCTGCTCGGCGGCGGTGTCGTCGGTCTTCTTGTCCCGCATGACGATCAGGGCGAGCGCCGAGGCGACCAGCACGGCGATCCCGCTGATCACGAAGGTGGTGGACATCGCGTCGGTGAAGGCGGTCCGTGCGGTGCCGGCGAGGCCGGGAACGCGGATGGCGTCACCGAAGGACGCGGGCGAACCGGCGGGCATCTCCGTGGCGAAGGCGCCGCTGAGGATGCTGCCCAGCGCGGCCACGCCGAGCGCGGCACCCAGCTGCTGGATGGTGTCGTTGAGCGCCGAGCCGACACCGGCCTGCTCCGCCGGGACCGTGCCCATCAGCGCGGCGATCGCGGCGGGCATCGCCAGGCCGCCACCGGCGCCGAGCACGAACAGGGCCGTGCCGATGCCCACGAATCCCGAGTCCGCCGAGAGCGTGGCGAGGAAGAAGAACGAACCGGCGATCACGGCCAGGCCGACGCACGCCATCAGCCTGTTGCCCAGTTTCTGGCCGAGCGTGGCGCCGAGGCCGTTGAACAGCAGCGAACCGACGGCCATCGGCAGGAACGCGAGACCGGCCTCGGTCGGCGTGAAGCCGAGCACGAACTGCAGGTACTGGGTGACCACGACCATCAGGCCGCCGTTGCCGATCTGCACGAGCGTCAACGAGAAGCTGCCGCCGCTGAAGTTGCGGGCCTTGAACAGCTTGAGCGGGACCATGGGCGACGGGGTGCGCTTCTCCCAGAGCACGAACGCGGTCAGGCTCACGACGGCGACCGCCAGCGGGACGAGCACCTCGGCGTCGGTGAACGAGTACTTGGGCAGCTCGATGATCGTCCAGACGAACGCGGTCATCCCGGCGGCGGACAGCAGCGCGCCCAGCGGGTCCGGCTTCTGCCACGGGCCCTTGGACTCCGGCATCAGCGCGATCGCGGCGACGATGGCCAGCACGGCGATCGGCACGTTGATCAGGAACACCGCGCCCCACCAGAACCACGCGATCAGCGCACCGCCCAGCACCGGACCACCGACGAAGCCGACCGTCGCGGCGGCGCTCCACACGGCCATGGCCTTGGGGCGTTCCTTGTCGTCGAAGACCGTGATCAGGATGGACAACGTGCTGGGCATGATCAACGCACCGCCGACGCCCATCACCGTCCGCGCGATGATCAGCTGGGCCGGGTCGGCGGCGAAGGCCGCCAGCAGTGACGAGGTACCGAACAGCACCAGGCCGATGATCATGATCTTCCGGCGGCCGAACCGGTCGCCGAGGCTGCCCGAGGTGAGCAGCAGCCCGGCGAAGACGAGGATGTAGGAATCCAGGATCCACTGGATGTCCTGCGGGCCCGCGCCGATGTCCTCGCTCAGCGGCGGGACCGCCACGGTCAGCACCATGTTGTCGATGACCAGCACCAATGTGCTGAGCACCAGTACCACCAAGATCCACCAGCGGCGTGGGTTCCGCTCCTGCATCCGACTCAGTCCCCTCGGTTTGCGTACGTTGTTCCGTGGATGCGCACACTGTACGCACACTGCGAACGCTGATGCAAGAGCGCACATCGTGCGCTACCGTGAACACATGAACAGCGACATCCCGTCCGTGTGGGCGCGGCCGAAGAAGAACCGCGACCAGCCGGCCCTGAGCCAGCACCAGATCGTCAGCGAGGCCATCGCACTGCTGGACACCGAGGGCCTGGACGCGCTGAGCATGCGCAACCTGGGCAAACGCCTCAACGCGGGCGCGACCTCGCTCTACCGGCATGTGGCCAACAAGGACGAGCTGATCGAGCTGGCGATCGACGAGGTACACGGCGAGATCGAGGTGCCGCCCGCCGACGGGACCGAC
This window contains:
- a CDS encoding serine hydrolase domain-containing protein; the protein is MNTAHWQQRLDDLRAEHRVPGAGLAILADGEIHELASGVLHRATGVEATPDSVYQLGSIAKVYTATLVMTLAEEGKLDLDAPVVDVLPEFTTADPHAARVITPRQLLSHTSGLTCDFVHDTGRGDDCLAKYVEAAEDVALDCPPGVAVSYSSVGMAVLGRIAEVLTCQTWDQALRERVFQPLGLTHSMTLPEEALSFRAAMSHLGEPGAYPDPAPAWDLLPRSAGPGARVIASAGDIVRFAKAHLDGGAGVLEPETVAAMQKRVVDVPDKWTVSADGWGLGWTLYDWDGRFGYGHDGAAVGQYAYLRVIPDSGVAIALTTNGGGARQLYYSLFSELFAELAGITLPEPFAAPAQPPAVTIGKYAGTYRREGVVITVDENAHLTYEFVDGMKGLAPTIESDMVPVSETVWAAGGAGPSFSEGAMPVVFAELDGHDYCYVGMRAAPKTS
- a CDS encoding MFS transporter; the protein is MQERNPRRWWILVVLVLSTLVLVIDNMVLTVAVPPLSEDIGAGPQDIQWILDSYILVFAGLLLTSGSLGDRFGRRKIMIIGLVLFGTSSLLAAFAADPAQLIIARTVMGVGGALIMPSTLSILITVFDDKERPKAMAVWSAAATVGFVGGPVLGGALIAWFWWGAVFLINVPIAVLAIVAAIALMPESKGPWQKPDPLGALLSAAGMTAFVWTIIELPKYSFTDAEVLVPLAVAVVSLTAFVLWEKRTPSPMVPLKLFKARNFSGGSFSLTLVQIGNGGLMVVVTQYLQFVLGFTPTEAGLAFLPMAVGSLLFNGLGATLGQKLGNRLMACVGLAVIAGSFFFLATLSADSGFVGIGTALFVLGAGGGLAMPAAIAALMGTVPAEQAGVGSALNDTIQQLGAALGVAALGSILSGAFATEMPAGSPASFGDAIRVPGLAGTARTAFTDAMSTTFVISGIAVLVASALALIVMRDKKTDDTAAEQPAVVH
- a CDS encoding NUDIX hydrolase, producing MPDATTAPPLLGHEVLAAVLQVRDGSLQVLLWERAQEPDVHRWALPGGMLRLDEDIEHSIRRQLKEKVDVRQLAHVEQLAVFSAPDRVPGPRLVASAFLGLVPSDNDPEVPPDTRWHPVDDLPTTAFDHESIVRRAQHRLRSKLSYTNIGFALAPPAFTMSELREIYSAALGYSVSSTNLQRVLSRRGLLEPTGETTKPGRAGGRPAALFHFTVRGMQVTDEFAVLRPPAAKTR
- a CDS encoding LON peptidase substrate-binding domain-containing protein — encoded protein: MPATLPLFPLQTVLLPGANLPLHVFEPRYRQLTVDLVTGTVPEKRFGVIAMKAPVAEEVDKVDQLLPIGCSAVLRQATRLPDGRYDIITTGERRFRLLDLDSTSAPYLIGTVDWIPDTRTPPAMAERIGSLADSARAAYRRYCDTAWEKGDWDEPADDTDPADLAHLLAADALLPIEDRQALLEETRAAHRLRMVYSLLTREAGIIAALRAVPAPASAFATKMNLN